In one window of Macrotis lagotis isolate mMagLag1 chromosome 5, bilby.v1.9.chrom.fasta, whole genome shotgun sequence DNA:
- the LOC141489086 gene encoding uncharacterized protein LOC141489086 isoform X1, protein MEDQEGMTPGFIKATFQESVTFKDVTVDFSRKEWRCLNSAQRALYREVMLENLENLVSVGIPISRLDMTSLLEKQKAAWSPEDRDPRGSFLASFRNKIKFKTRNSSLMQNIFMEASFKKRLPKGAPWQGKMEKAGKYDANLKKQKGNLKRPFRQIAIIPRTTFKKGTGPQSSIFGRRFSFGSVFSKTLGVSIKSNKFSLGKKVSKYTQCKKPFRYHSDLIKFCRIHRENRYKHNKCGKSIGRRSNLIDQHHRKKQEYKEYELAFSYKGSFTKHKRSDLREKPFECNKCGKAFSKRKFLKRHNRIHFRKKPYECKTCGKAFNIKEHFYRHQRIHTGEKTCKYNEFQKRLNHKESHINHQKTYSIEKLFACNECGKTFSDSQILKSHQGIHSGEKPFECMECGKAFRERCHLSRHQIIHTAKKAFEGNDCEQAFSDKGILTHSRKKSFPCKDCGKLFNQRRNLISHQRSHSIEKPFVCNDCGKGFRRKANLTTHQRTHTGEKPFSCNECGKRFRHRANLTTHKRTHTGKKPFECNECGKAFSRRAHLIAHQRTHTGEKPFECNDCGKAFSEKGSLNSHQRIHTGDKPFACSECGKTFRQSGSLITHQRIHTGEKTFACNECGKAFNEKGSLNRHQRTHTGEKTFTCNECGKAFSQRASLVIHQRTHTGEKPFQCNDCGKAFSQRASLVTHQRTHTGEKPFQCNDCGKAFNQRVSLISHQRSHTGEKPFTCNDCGKAFSERQNFVAHQRIHTGEKPFSCNECGKAFSERRSLNSHKRIHTRANLFACEECGKAFSKRANFIAHQRTHTGEKPFPCNECGKSFSEQRSLNNHQRTHTGEKPFECNVCGKAFSQKGSLIRHARTHTGEKPFECNDCGKAFSEKESLNNHQRIHTGEKPFECIDCGKGFRQRVNLTIHQRIHTREKPFQCNDCGKAFSGKGSLNIHQRSHTGEKPFECNVCGKAFSEKGSLINHQRTHTGEKPFECSDCGKAFTQKGSLLRHERTHTGEKPFACNECGIAFSRKATLIAHHRNHTVEQPFEQREHETTFIKCEIPPNCQKIKTVQKSFAYNECKKAFRERKPLNIHQRIHTGVKHFD, encoded by the exons ATGGAGGATCAGGAGGGAATGACTCCAGGTTTCATCAAAGCCACATTTCAG GAATCtgtgacattcaaggatgtgaCTGTGGACTTCAGCCGGAAGGAGTGGAGGTGCCTGAATTCTGCCCAGAGGGCTCTgtacagggaggtgatgctggagAACCTGGAGAACCTAGTCTCTGTGG GGATTCCCATTTCCAGACTAGACATGACCTCCCTGTTGGAGAAGCAGAAAGCAGCATGGAGTCCTGAGGACAGAGACCCCAGAGGGTCTTTTCTGG cttcctttagaaacaaaatcaaatttaaaacaaGGAACTCAAGTCTGATGCAGAACATTTTCATGGAAGCATCATTCAAGAAAAGGCTACCCAAGGGTGCACCCTGGCAAGGCAAGATGGAGAAAGCTGGAAAATATGATGctaatttgaaaaaacaaaaaggcaaCCTGAAGAGACCGTTCAGACAAATTGCCATTATTCCCAGAACAACTTTTAAGAAAGGAACTGGACCTCAAAGTAGTATATTTGGGAGAAGATTTAGCTTTGGGTCAGTCTTCTCTAAGACACTTGGAGTAAGcatcaaatcaaataaattctCTTTAGGGAAGAAGGTTTCTAAGTATACCCAATGTAAGAAGCCCTTTAGGTACCACTCAGACCTAATTAAATTTTGTAGAATACATAGAGAGAATCGATATAAGCACAATAAATGCGGCAAATCCATTGGCAGGAGGTCAAATCTTATTGACCAACATCATAGAAAGAAACAGGAATATAAGGAATATGAGCTAGCCTTCAGCTACAAGGGAAGTTTCACTAAACATAAAAGAAGTGATTTAAgggagaaaccttttgaatgtaacaaatgtggaaaagccttcagTAAGAGGAAATTCCTTAAGAGACATAACAGGATTCATTTTAgaaagaaaccttatgaatgtaaaaCTTGTGGAAAAGCTTTTAATATTAAGGAACACTTTTATAGACATCAGCGAATTCATACCGGAGAGAAAACTTGTAAATATAATGAATTTCAGAAACGCCTTAACCACAAGGAAAGCCATATTAATCATCAGAAGACTTATTCTATAGAAAAACTCTTTgcatgtaatgaatgtgggaaaaccttTAGTGACAGTCAAATACTCAAAAGTCACCAAGGCATTCATAGTGGAgagaaaccctttgaatgtatggagtgtgggaaagccttcagggAAAGGTGTCACCTTAGTAGACATCAGATCATTCATACTGCAAAAAAAGCCTTTGAAGGTAATGACTGTGAACAAGCCTTCAGTGACAAGGGAATCCTTACTCATAGTAGAAAGAAATCCTTTCCTTGTAAGGACTGTGGAAAACTCTTCAACCAGAGGAGAAACCTTATTTCACATCAGAGAAGTCATTCTATAGAGAAACCCTTTGTATGCAATGACTGTGGGAAAGGATTCAGGCGGAAGGCAAACCTTACTACTCATCagagaactcatactggagagaaacccttttcatgtaatgaatgtgggaaaagaTTCAGGCACAGAGCAAACCTTACTACACATAAGAGGACTCATACTGGaaagaaaccttttgaatgtaatgaatgtggcaaAGCGTTCAGTAGGAGAGCACACCTTATTGCACATCAAAgaactcatactggagaaaaaccctttgaatgtaatgactgtgggaaagccttcagtgAGAAGGGAAGCCTTAATAgccatcagagaattcatactggagataAACCCTTTGCCTGcagtgaatgtgggaaaactttcaGGCAGAGCGGAAGCCTTATtacacatcagagaattcatactggagagaaaacCTTTgcatgtaatgaatgtgggaaagcttttaATGAGAAGGGAAGCCTCAATAGACATCAAagaactcatactggagagaaaacCTTTAcctgtaatgaatgtgggaaagcctttagcCAAAGGGCCAGTCTTGTTATCCATCAAAGAacccatactggagagaaaccctttcAGTGTAATGACTGTGGGAAAGCCTTTAGCCAAAGGGCCAGTCTTGTTACCCATCAAAgaactcatactggagaaaaaccctttCAATGTAATGACTGTGGGAAAGCCTTCAACCAGAGAGTAAGCCTTATTTCACATCAGAGAAGTCATACCGGAGAAAAACCTTTTACGTGTAATGACTGTGGCAAAGCTTTCAGTGAAAGGCAAAATTTTGTtgcacatcagagaattcatactggagaaaaacccttttcttgtaatgaatgtgggaaagccttcagtgAGCGGAGAAGCCTCAATAGCCATAAACGAATTCATACTAGAGCGAACCTTTTTGCATGTgaagaatgtgggaaagcctttagtAAAAGGGCCAACTTTATTGCACATCagagaactcatactggagagaaacccttcccatgtaatgaatgtggaaaatccTTTAGTGAACAGAGAAGCCTTAATAACCATCagagaactcatactggagagaaaccctttgaatgtaatgTCTGTGGGAAAGCTTTCAGTCAGAAGGGAAGCCTTATTAGACATGCgagaactcatactggagagaaaccctttgaatgtaatgATTGTGGGAAAGCTTTCAGTGAGAAGGAAAGTCTTAACAaccatcagagaattcatactggagagaaaccttttgaatgtattGACTGTGGGAAAGGATTTAGGCAAAGGGTAAACCTTActatacatcagagaattcatactagAGAGAAACCTTTTCAATGTAATGACTGTGGAAAAGCTTTCAGTGGGAAGGGAAGCCTTAATATACATCAGAGAAGTCATACAGGAgagaaaccctttgaatgtaatgtctgtgggaaagccttcagtgAGAAGGGAAGTCTTATTAACCATCagagaactcatactggagagaaaccctttgaatgtaGTGACTGTGGGAAAGCTTTCACACAGAAGGGAAGCCTTCTTAGACATGAGAGAACTCATACTGGTGAGAAACCCTTTGCATGTAATGAATGTGGCATAGCTTTCAGTAGGAAGGCTACTCTTATTGCTCATCATAGAAATCACACTGTTGAACAGCCCTTTGAACAAAGAGAACATGAGACAACCTTCATTAAATGTGAAATACCCCCAAATTGCCAGAAAATTAAAACTGTACAGAAATCCTTTGCTTATAATGAATGTAAGAAAGCCTTCAGAGAGAGGAAGCCTCTTAAtatacatcagagaattcatactggagtgaagcattttgattaa
- the LOC141489086 gene encoding uncharacterized protein LOC141489086 isoform X3 codes for MEDQEGMTPGFIKATFQESVTFKDVTVDFSRKEWRCLNSAQRALYREVMLENLENLVSVGIPISRLDMTSLLEKQKAAWSPEDRDPRGSFLASFRNKIKFKTRNSSLMQNIFMEASFKKRLPKGAPWQGKMEKAGKYDANLKKQKGNLKRPFRQIAIIPRTTFKKGTGPQSSIFGRRFSFGSVFSKTLGVSIKSNKFSLGKKVSKYTQCKKPFRYHSDLIKFCRIHRENRYKHNKCGKSIGRRSNLIDQHHRKKQEYKEYELAFSYKGSFTKHKRSDLREKPFECNKCGKAFSKRKFLKRHNRIHFRKKPYECKTCGKAFNIKEHFYRHQRIHTGEKTCKYNEFQKRLNHKESHINHQKTYSIEKLFACNECGKTFSDSQILKSHQGIHSGEKPFECMECGKAFRERCHLSRHQIIHTAKKAFEGNDCEQAFSDKGILTHSRKKSFPCKDCGKLFNQRRNLISHQRSHSIEKPFVCNDCGKGFRRKANLTTHQRTHTGEKPFSCNECGKRFRHRANLTTHKRTHTGKKPFECNECGKAFSRRAHLIAHQRTHTGEKPFECNDCGKAFSEKGSLNSHQRIHTGDKPFACSECGKTFRQSGSLITHQRIHTGEKTFACNECGKAFNEKGSLNRHQRTHTGEKTFTCNECGKAFSQRASLVIHQRTHTGEKPFQCNDCGKAFSQRASLVTHQRTHTGEKPFQCNDCGKAFNQRVSLISHQRSHTGEKPFTCNDCGKAFSERQNFVAHQRIHTGEKPFSCNECGKAFSERRSLNSHKRIHTRANLFACEECGKAFSKRANFIAHQRTHTGEKPFPCNECGKSFSEQRSLNNHQRTHTGEKPFECNVCGKAFSQKGSLIRHARTHTGEKPFECNDCGKAFSEKESLNNHQRIHTGEKPFECIDCGKGFRQRVNLTIHQRIHTREKPFQCNDCGKAFSGKGSLNIHQRSHTGEKPFECNVCGKAFSEKGSLINHQRTHTGEKPFECSDCGKAFTQKGSLLRHERTHTGFSKANRVQWRAQGHTTRHGSEGC; via the exons ATGGAGGATCAGGAGGGAATGACTCCAGGTTTCATCAAAGCCACATTTCAG GAATCtgtgacattcaaggatgtgaCTGTGGACTTCAGCCGGAAGGAGTGGAGGTGCCTGAATTCTGCCCAGAGGGCTCTgtacagggaggtgatgctggagAACCTGGAGAACCTAGTCTCTGTGG GGATTCCCATTTCCAGACTAGACATGACCTCCCTGTTGGAGAAGCAGAAAGCAGCATGGAGTCCTGAGGACAGAGACCCCAGAGGGTCTTTTCTGG cttcctttagaaacaaaatcaaatttaaaacaaGGAACTCAAGTCTGATGCAGAACATTTTCATGGAAGCATCATTCAAGAAAAGGCTACCCAAGGGTGCACCCTGGCAAGGCAAGATGGAGAAAGCTGGAAAATATGATGctaatttgaaaaaacaaaaaggcaaCCTGAAGAGACCGTTCAGACAAATTGCCATTATTCCCAGAACAACTTTTAAGAAAGGAACTGGACCTCAAAGTAGTATATTTGGGAGAAGATTTAGCTTTGGGTCAGTCTTCTCTAAGACACTTGGAGTAAGcatcaaatcaaataaattctCTTTAGGGAAGAAGGTTTCTAAGTATACCCAATGTAAGAAGCCCTTTAGGTACCACTCAGACCTAATTAAATTTTGTAGAATACATAGAGAGAATCGATATAAGCACAATAAATGCGGCAAATCCATTGGCAGGAGGTCAAATCTTATTGACCAACATCATAGAAAGAAACAGGAATATAAGGAATATGAGCTAGCCTTCAGCTACAAGGGAAGTTTCACTAAACATAAAAGAAGTGATTTAAgggagaaaccttttgaatgtaacaaatgtggaaaagccttcagTAAGAGGAAATTCCTTAAGAGACATAACAGGATTCATTTTAgaaagaaaccttatgaatgtaaaaCTTGTGGAAAAGCTTTTAATATTAAGGAACACTTTTATAGACATCAGCGAATTCATACCGGAGAGAAAACTTGTAAATATAATGAATTTCAGAAACGCCTTAACCACAAGGAAAGCCATATTAATCATCAGAAGACTTATTCTATAGAAAAACTCTTTgcatgtaatgaatgtgggaaaaccttTAGTGACAGTCAAATACTCAAAAGTCACCAAGGCATTCATAGTGGAgagaaaccctttgaatgtatggagtgtgggaaagccttcagggAAAGGTGTCACCTTAGTAGACATCAGATCATTCATACTGCAAAAAAAGCCTTTGAAGGTAATGACTGTGAACAAGCCTTCAGTGACAAGGGAATCCTTACTCATAGTAGAAAGAAATCCTTTCCTTGTAAGGACTGTGGAAAACTCTTCAACCAGAGGAGAAACCTTATTTCACATCAGAGAAGTCATTCTATAGAGAAACCCTTTGTATGCAATGACTGTGGGAAAGGATTCAGGCGGAAGGCAAACCTTACTACTCATCagagaactcatactggagagaaacccttttcatgtaatgaatgtgggaaaagaTTCAGGCACAGAGCAAACCTTACTACACATAAGAGGACTCATACTGGaaagaaaccttttgaatgtaatgaatgtggcaaAGCGTTCAGTAGGAGAGCACACCTTATTGCACATCAAAgaactcatactggagaaaaaccctttgaatgtaatgactgtgggaaagccttcagtgAGAAGGGAAGCCTTAATAgccatcagagaattcatactggagataAACCCTTTGCCTGcagtgaatgtgggaaaactttcaGGCAGAGCGGAAGCCTTATtacacatcagagaattcatactggagagaaaacCTTTgcatgtaatgaatgtgggaaagcttttaATGAGAAGGGAAGCCTCAATAGACATCAAagaactcatactggagagaaaacCTTTAcctgtaatgaatgtgggaaagcctttagcCAAAGGGCCAGTCTTGTTATCCATCAAAGAacccatactggagagaaaccctttcAGTGTAATGACTGTGGGAAAGCCTTTAGCCAAAGGGCCAGTCTTGTTACCCATCAAAgaactcatactggagaaaaaccctttCAATGTAATGACTGTGGGAAAGCCTTCAACCAGAGAGTAAGCCTTATTTCACATCAGAGAAGTCATACCGGAGAAAAACCTTTTACGTGTAATGACTGTGGCAAAGCTTTCAGTGAAAGGCAAAATTTTGTtgcacatcagagaattcatactggagaaaaacccttttcttgtaatgaatgtgggaaagccttcagtgAGCGGAGAAGCCTCAATAGCCATAAACGAATTCATACTAGAGCGAACCTTTTTGCATGTgaagaatgtgggaaagcctttagtAAAAGGGCCAACTTTATTGCACATCagagaactcatactggagagaaacccttcccatgtaatgaatgtggaaaatccTTTAGTGAACAGAGAAGCCTTAATAACCATCagagaactcatactggagagaaaccctttgaatgtaatgTCTGTGGGAAAGCTTTCAGTCAGAAGGGAAGCCTTATTAGACATGCgagaactcatactggagagaaaccctttgaatgtaatgATTGTGGGAAAGCTTTCAGTGAGAAGGAAAGTCTTAACAaccatcagagaattcatactggagagaaaccttttgaatgtattGACTGTGGGAAAGGATTTAGGCAAAGGGTAAACCTTActatacatcagagaattcatactagAGAGAAACCTTTTCAATGTAATGACTGTGGAAAAGCTTTCAGTGGGAAGGGAAGCCTTAATATACATCAGAGAAGTCATACAGGAgagaaaccctttgaatgtaatgtctgtgggaaagccttcagtgAGAAGGGAAGTCTTATTAACCATCagagaactcatactggagagaaaccctttgaatgtaGTGACTGTGGGAAAGCTTTCACACAGAAGGGAAGCCTTCTTAGACATGAGAGAACTCATACTG gtttttccaaggcaaacagggttcagtggcgtgcccaaggccacacaactag ACACGGCAGTGAAGGATGCTGA
- the LOC141489086 gene encoding uncharacterized protein LOC141489086 isoform X2 yields MEDQEGMTPGFIKATFQESVTFKDVTVDFSRKEWRCLNSAQRALYREVMLENLENLVSVGIPISRLDMTSLLEKQKAAWSPEDRDPRGSFLASFRNKIKFKTRNSSLMQNIFMEASFKKRLPKGAPWQGKMEKAGKYDANLKKQKGNLKRPFRQIAIIPRTTFKKGTGPQSSIFGRRFSFGSVFSKTLGVSIKSNKFSLGKKVSKYTQCKKPFRYHSDLIKFCRIHRENRYKHNKCGKSIGRRSNLIDQHHRKKQEYKEYELAFSYKGSFTKHKRSDLREKPFECNKCGKAFSKRKFLKRHNRIHFRKKPYECKTCGKAFNIKEHFYRHQRIHTGEKTCKYNEFQKRLNHKESHINHQKTYSIEKLFACNECGKTFSDSQILKSHQGIHSGEKPFECMECGKAFRERCHLSRHQIIHTAKKAFEGNDCEQAFSDKGILTHSRKKSFPCKDCGKLFNQRRNLISHQRSHSIEKPFVCNDCGKGFRRKANLTTHQRTHTGEKPFSCNECGKRFRHRANLTTHKRTHTGKKPFECNECGKAFSRRAHLIAHQRTHTGEKPFECNDCGKAFSEKGSLNSHQRIHTGDKPFACSECGKTFRQSGSLITHQRIHTGEKTFACNECGKAFNEKGSLNRHQRTHTGEKTFTCNECGKAFSQRASLVIHQRTHTGEKPFQCNDCGKAFSQRASLVTHQRTHTGEKPFQCNDCGKAFNQRVSLISHQRSHTGEKPFTCNDCGKAFSERQNFVAHQRIHTGEKPFSCNECGKAFSERRSLNSHKRIHTRANLFACEECGKAFSKRANFIAHQRTHTGEKPFPCNECGKSFSEQRSLNNHQRTHTGEKPFECNVCGKAFSQKGSLIRHARTHTGEKPFECNDCGKAFSEKESLNNHQRIHTGEKPFECIDCGKGFRQRVNLTIHQRIHTREKPFQCNDCGKAFSGKGSLNIHQRSHTGEKPFECNVCGKAFSEKGSLINHQRTHTGEKPFECSDCGKAFTQKGSLLRHERTHTDTAVKDADEWISCRRQPWTMEAPGSAPYDLRGLAGTRPDSQGLSSSTRRSAMWPRNSRSSRGDPQT; encoded by the exons ATGGAGGATCAGGAGGGAATGACTCCAGGTTTCATCAAAGCCACATTTCAG GAATCtgtgacattcaaggatgtgaCTGTGGACTTCAGCCGGAAGGAGTGGAGGTGCCTGAATTCTGCCCAGAGGGCTCTgtacagggaggtgatgctggagAACCTGGAGAACCTAGTCTCTGTGG GGATTCCCATTTCCAGACTAGACATGACCTCCCTGTTGGAGAAGCAGAAAGCAGCATGGAGTCCTGAGGACAGAGACCCCAGAGGGTCTTTTCTGG cttcctttagaaacaaaatcaaatttaaaacaaGGAACTCAAGTCTGATGCAGAACATTTTCATGGAAGCATCATTCAAGAAAAGGCTACCCAAGGGTGCACCCTGGCAAGGCAAGATGGAGAAAGCTGGAAAATATGATGctaatttgaaaaaacaaaaaggcaaCCTGAAGAGACCGTTCAGACAAATTGCCATTATTCCCAGAACAACTTTTAAGAAAGGAACTGGACCTCAAAGTAGTATATTTGGGAGAAGATTTAGCTTTGGGTCAGTCTTCTCTAAGACACTTGGAGTAAGcatcaaatcaaataaattctCTTTAGGGAAGAAGGTTTCTAAGTATACCCAATGTAAGAAGCCCTTTAGGTACCACTCAGACCTAATTAAATTTTGTAGAATACATAGAGAGAATCGATATAAGCACAATAAATGCGGCAAATCCATTGGCAGGAGGTCAAATCTTATTGACCAACATCATAGAAAGAAACAGGAATATAAGGAATATGAGCTAGCCTTCAGCTACAAGGGAAGTTTCACTAAACATAAAAGAAGTGATTTAAgggagaaaccttttgaatgtaacaaatgtggaaaagccttcagTAAGAGGAAATTCCTTAAGAGACATAACAGGATTCATTTTAgaaagaaaccttatgaatgtaaaaCTTGTGGAAAAGCTTTTAATATTAAGGAACACTTTTATAGACATCAGCGAATTCATACCGGAGAGAAAACTTGTAAATATAATGAATTTCAGAAACGCCTTAACCACAAGGAAAGCCATATTAATCATCAGAAGACTTATTCTATAGAAAAACTCTTTgcatgtaatgaatgtgggaaaaccttTAGTGACAGTCAAATACTCAAAAGTCACCAAGGCATTCATAGTGGAgagaaaccctttgaatgtatggagtgtgggaaagccttcagggAAAGGTGTCACCTTAGTAGACATCAGATCATTCATACTGCAAAAAAAGCCTTTGAAGGTAATGACTGTGAACAAGCCTTCAGTGACAAGGGAATCCTTACTCATAGTAGAAAGAAATCCTTTCCTTGTAAGGACTGTGGAAAACTCTTCAACCAGAGGAGAAACCTTATTTCACATCAGAGAAGTCATTCTATAGAGAAACCCTTTGTATGCAATGACTGTGGGAAAGGATTCAGGCGGAAGGCAAACCTTACTACTCATCagagaactcatactggagagaaacccttttcatgtaatgaatgtgggaaaagaTTCAGGCACAGAGCAAACCTTACTACACATAAGAGGACTCATACTGGaaagaaaccttttgaatgtaatgaatgtggcaaAGCGTTCAGTAGGAGAGCACACCTTATTGCACATCAAAgaactcatactggagaaaaaccctttgaatgtaatgactgtgggaaagccttcagtgAGAAGGGAAGCCTTAATAgccatcagagaattcatactggagataAACCCTTTGCCTGcagtgaatgtgggaaaactttcaGGCAGAGCGGAAGCCTTATtacacatcagagaattcatactggagagaaaacCTTTgcatgtaatgaatgtgggaaagcttttaATGAGAAGGGAAGCCTCAATAGACATCAAagaactcatactggagagaaaacCTTTAcctgtaatgaatgtgggaaagcctttagcCAAAGGGCCAGTCTTGTTATCCATCAAAGAacccatactggagagaaaccctttcAGTGTAATGACTGTGGGAAAGCCTTTAGCCAAAGGGCCAGTCTTGTTACCCATCAAAgaactcatactggagaaaaaccctttCAATGTAATGACTGTGGGAAAGCCTTCAACCAGAGAGTAAGCCTTATTTCACATCAGAGAAGTCATACCGGAGAAAAACCTTTTACGTGTAATGACTGTGGCAAAGCTTTCAGTGAAAGGCAAAATTTTGTtgcacatcagagaattcatactggagaaaaacccttttcttgtaatgaatgtgggaaagccttcagtgAGCGGAGAAGCCTCAATAGCCATAAACGAATTCATACTAGAGCGAACCTTTTTGCATGTgaagaatgtgggaaagcctttagtAAAAGGGCCAACTTTATTGCACATCagagaactcatactggagagaaacccttcccatgtaatgaatgtggaaaatccTTTAGTGAACAGAGAAGCCTTAATAACCATCagagaactcatactggagagaaaccctttgaatgtaatgTCTGTGGGAAAGCTTTCAGTCAGAAGGGAAGCCTTATTAGACATGCgagaactcatactggagagaaaccctttgaatgtaatgATTGTGGGAAAGCTTTCAGTGAGAAGGAAAGTCTTAACAaccatcagagaattcatactggagagaaaccttttgaatgtattGACTGTGGGAAAGGATTTAGGCAAAGGGTAAACCTTActatacatcagagaattcatactagAGAGAAACCTTTTCAATGTAATGACTGTGGAAAAGCTTTCAGTGGGAAGGGAAGCCTTAATATACATCAGAGAAGTCATACAGGAgagaaaccctttgaatgtaatgtctgtgggaaagccttcagtgAGAAGGGAAGTCTTATTAACCATCagagaactcatactggagagaaaccctttgaatgtaGTGACTGTGGGAAAGCTTTCACACAGAAGGGAAGCCTTCTTAGACATGAGAGAACTCATACTG ACACGGCAGTGAAGGATGCTGACGAGTGGATCTCTTGCAGAAGGCAGCCCTGGACCATGGAGGCACCTGGCTCGGCGCCTTATGACCTCAGAGGTTTAGCAGGGACAAGACCAGACTCCCAGGGACTATCTTCAAGTACCCGAAGGTCTGCCATGTGGCCTAGGAACAGCCGGAGTTCAAGGGGAGACCCTCAGACCTGA